The genomic interval GGCAGTAAGTTCCTATTTTACCTCCACTTAAACTAACTACTATGTTCTTATTAAACAAGTCCCACCACCACTTGAAATGATCTCCTAATTGGCTGATTCTATGAGTACAGAAAAGAGCTCGATTCTAATTCTTTGAGTAAGATCAGAGTCCTCCAAGAATAGTAGACCGCAAACGTCCAAATCTCCACGTGGCCGACTACGACCTACCCAAATGCACATGACTCCATGCACCTACCGTCACCGCCGTCACCCAATTACATGACCGGATAAGAACGAAAACgcatacccaaaaaaaaaacagagacaaaaaattgaccaaaaaaGGCACACAGTGAATGCATGACAAAAATGGCTTGAATCCCAATGACATTACGAAACGTGTCAACCCTAAAAAGTGACGCCAAGGcaaaaagaggagaagaagaagagcagaATTAAAATCTCAAGTACATGCTTTGGCTCTGCTCTGCAAATACCCCTTTTGCTTTCTTATTTTacttctctgttttttttgttcataatttccatctccaaaaacgctttcggtttcggtttgaTTTGGACTTGctgtgatttgatttggatatgGAGCTCGTTCAGGACTTGGTTTGGACGGCGTCGGTGGCGCTCATCCTCTCTTTCTTCGTCGCCAAGCTCGTCGCGATGGCCATGGCGGACCGCGAACAAGACTCGGCGGAGTCCAAAGTCGTCACGGAGGAGGTGCGATTCGAAGAGAAGAAGCTCAGAGTCGAAGAGGTTTATCAGAGCCAGAAGAGAGTCCAATTCGCCGCCGAAGTGGAAGCGGTTGATCGGTTCGAAGGGAAATCGGAAAATGAAGAAGCGGCGACCGTTGAATTTGTGGAGAAATCCGATGACGGCGGCGCGGAGGTGTCGGTTGAGAAAGCGATTGACTCTGATCGTCGACGTGGTTATGAGGATGAGGAAATTTCGGAGAATAGACAGGTGGAGGAATCCCCTGAATCAGCACCAAACGACGTCGTTACTGCGCATTGCGGTGAAGCGGTCGGGGTCAAATTGGGAAATTACAGCGATGAAGATGACTGGGAAGGAATCGAGAAGAGCGAGCTGGATGAAGGTTATACTGCCGCGGTGAAATCGGCTCCCCCTGCACAAGGTTAGGTCTTTGCTGTAAAATCTCAGGCTTCGACTGTTCACTGTGTGCAAAATTGGTACTAGAAATTGATGTTATCCTCTCTCtgttatatataattgatttgtGTAGCTATTCATTTCTTTGTGTGTGCTTGTTTTACTGCTCTCGGTTCTGAAATGATAGAGGTAAAAAGGTAGAGTGATAACAAGAAAGATAATTTGAACCGAGGTATATAACGGTACTACTAATCTCTAAgaagaaaatgtgaattgCTGGAATATAATGCAGGCATCACATGGACCAGTATAGCATTGCTAGAAAGAACTAGGTGGATTATTATTTGATATTGCAATGCGTAAACGAATGATGTTGAAGCAAAATGTTGGAGAGTCTCATGAGGTTTCATATATAGAATAGATAGATGAGGCCGAGAAGCCTCGCCAATcgtcatgttttattttgcttCTTGTATGTTTGCATTGTGGCTGCCAGATACTGTGATAAGCATAGCTGCTTACATATGTTAATTGTAGTGTCTTGGTGCTATTTTACATTCGTGGCTGATAGTTTATTGAACTGAGT from Argentina anserina chromosome 2, drPotAnse1.1, whole genome shotgun sequence carries:
- the LOC126783622 gene encoding acyl-CoA-binding domain-containing protein 3-like, with protein sequence MELVQDLVWTASVALILSFFVAKLVAMAMADREQDSAESKVVTEEVRFEEKKLRVEEVYQSQKRVQFAAEVEAVDRFEGKSENEEAATVEFVEKSDDGGAEVSVEKAIDSDRRRGYEDEEISENRQVEESPESAPNDVVTAHCGEAVGVKLGNYSDEDDWEGIEKSELDEGYTAAVKSAPPAQGY